One part of the Brachionichthys hirsutus isolate HB-005 unplaced genomic scaffold, CSIRO-AGI_Bhir_v1 contig_497, whole genome shotgun sequence genome encodes these proteins:
- the LOC137917265 gene encoding thyroid hormone receptor beta-like — translation MNYCVPDVYGAGHGPEPRPLHHPPCLEHTWPPRYSCCFASAPPVFRSDFCGVEIPLSRLPPDLPHLPWIEGGHQKGYVPSYLDKDELCVVCGDKATGYHYRCITCEGCKGFFRRTIQKNLNPTYACKYESQCAIDKVTRNQCQECRFKKCIAVGMATDLVLDNSKRLAKRKLIEENRERRRRGEVQKTAPDRMGPTQEEWELIRMVTDAHMATNAQGNHWKQKRKFLVEEALLLNEITCNLFYTSDQSPAGAKETKPEDIGQASVVDAPEGNKVDIEAFSQFTKIITPAITRVVDFAKKLPMFCELPCEDQIILLKGCCMEIMSLRAAIRYDPDSETLTLNGEMAVTRGQLKNGGLGVVSDAIFDLGVSLSSFHLDDSEVALLQAVILLSSDRPGLSSVERIERCQEDFLLAFEHYINSRKHQLPHFWPKLLMKVTDLRMIGACHASRFLHMKVECPTELFPPLFLEVFED, via the exons ATGAACTACTGCGTCCCCGACGTGTACGGGGCGGGTCACGGCCCGGAGCCCCGCCCGCTGCACCACCCGCCCTGCCTGGAGCACACCTGGCCCCCCCGCTACTCCTGCTGCTTCGCTAGCGCCCCCCCGGTTTTCAGGAGCGACTTCTGCGGCGTGGAGATCCCACTGAGCCGCCTCCCACCTGACCTCCCTCACCTGCCGTGGATTGAGGGGGGGCACCAGAAAG GCTACGTCCCGAGCTACCTGGATAAGGATGAGCTTTGCGTCGTGTGCGGGGACAAAGCTACGGGCTATCACTATCGCTGCATCACCTGCGAGGGCTGCAag GGTTTCTTCAGGCGGACCATCCAGAAGAACCTCAACCCGACCTACGCGTGTAAGTACGAGAGCCAGTGCGCCATCGACAAAGTGACCCGGAACCAGTGCCAGGAATGTCGCTTCAAGAAGTGCATCGCGGTGGGAATGGCTACCGACC TGGTGCTGGATAACAGCAAGAGGCTAGCCAAGCGGAAGCTAATCGAGGAGAACCGGGAGCGCCGGCGGCGAGGGGAGGTGCAGAAGACGGCGCCGGACCGGATGGGGCCCACCCAGGAGGAGTGGGAGCTCATCCGGATGGTGACCGACGCCCACATGGCCACCAATGCCCAGGGCAACCACtggaagcagaagaggaagtTCCTG GTCGAGGAAGCTTTGCTTCTTAATGAAATAACATGTAATTTATTCTATACTTCTGACCAGAGTCCGGCGGGGGCGAAGGAAACTAAG CCTGAGGATATTGGTCAGGCGTCCGTGGTCGACGCGCCCGAAGGAAACAAAGTGGACATAGAAGCGTTCAGTCAGTTTACGAAAATAATCACCCCCGCCATCACCCGCGTGGTGGACTTTGCCAAAAAGCTGCCCATGTTCTGTGAG CTGCCTTGTGAAGATCAGATCATCCTGTTGAAAGGCTGCTGCATGGAGATCATGTCGCTGCGCGCCGCCATCCGCTACGACCCGGACAGCGAGACGCTCACGCTGAACGGCGAGATGGCGGTGACGCGGGGACAGCTCAAGAATGGAGGCCTGGGCGTGGTCTCGGACGCCATCTTTGACCTGGGCGTGTCGCTGTCGTCCTTTCACCTGGACGACTCTGAAGTGGCTCTGCTCCAGGCCGTCATCCTGCTTTCGTCCG ACCGGCCGGGCCTGAGCAGCGTGGAGCGGATCGAGCGCTGCCAGGAGGACTTCCTGTTGGCGTTCGAACATTACATCAACTCCCGGAAGCACCAGCTGCCGCACTTCTGGCCCAAGCTGCTGATGAAGGTGACGGACCTGCGGATGATCGGGGCGTGTCACGCCAGCCGCTTCCTGCACATGAAGGTGGAGTGTCCCACCGAGCTGTTCCCGCCCCTCTTCCTGGAGGTCTTCGAGGACTGA